The following are encoded in a window of Stigmatella erecta genomic DNA:
- a CDS encoding biotin/lipoyl-binding carrier protein encodes MADVAAHITGTVWKIEVKVGQQVSSGDTLVILESMKMEMPVEAPEGGTVKEIRCKEAQPVNEGDVLVVLG; translated from the coding sequence ATGGCGGACGTGGCGGCGCATATCACCGGGACCGTGTGGAAGATCGAGGTGAAGGTGGGCCAGCAGGTCTCCTCCGGAGACACCCTGGTCATCCTCGAGTCCATGAAGATGGAGATGCCCGTGGAGGCGCCCGAAGGGGGCACCGTGAAGGAGATCCGCTGCAAGGAGGCCCAGCCGGTCAACGAGGGCGATGTCCTCGTGGTGCTCGGCTAG
- a CDS encoding acetyl-CoA carboxylase biotin carboxylase subunit gives MFKKLLIANRGEISRRIGAVARGMGVATVAVYSDADVDLPFVREADEAVRIGPAPAKDSYLNIAAILEAAKKTGAEAIHPGYGFVSENAEFATACQAAGITFVGPPPEAMLRMKDKSQARKLVAAAGVPVVPGTEGVVPDVGAALAQAEGIGYPVLCKAAGGGGGIGMAAAKDPAELEKVFRQCTDRAKAAFGREGVYLERYFPAPRHIEVQILGDHHGHLIHVLERECSIQRRHQKVVEEAPSPLFAGGQHPEVSQKLFTAAVAAAKAFGYANAGTVEFLYSEGNVYFIEMNARLQVEHPVTELTTGVDLIGWQLRIASGERLTVRQEDVVRRGAALEFRIYAEDPVKFFPSPGPLKVFTPPTGEGVRLDSGYAEGNTVTPNYDPMIAKLIVSGATRAQAIERSIAALEQFRIEGIKTNIPLHLRILRSEAFQSGALDTRFLEQHAKP, from the coding sequence ATGTTCAAGAAGCTGCTCATTGCTAACCGGGGTGAAATTTCCCGCCGCATTGGAGCCGTCGCACGGGGCATGGGGGTGGCCACCGTCGCCGTCTACTCGGACGCGGATGTGGACCTGCCCTTTGTCCGGGAGGCGGACGAGGCGGTGCGCATTGGCCCTGCCCCCGCCAAGGACAGCTACCTGAACATCGCCGCCATCCTGGAGGCGGCGAAGAAGACGGGGGCCGAGGCCATCCACCCCGGCTACGGCTTCGTGTCGGAGAACGCCGAGTTCGCCACCGCCTGCCAGGCCGCGGGCATCACCTTCGTGGGCCCGCCCCCGGAGGCCATGCTGCGGATGAAGGACAAGAGCCAGGCCCGGAAGCTGGTGGCGGCCGCGGGGGTTCCGGTGGTGCCCGGCACCGAGGGCGTGGTGCCGGACGTGGGCGCGGCGCTGGCGCAGGCCGAGGGCATTGGCTACCCGGTGCTCTGCAAGGCGGCGGGCGGCGGCGGCGGCATCGGCATGGCCGCGGCGAAGGATCCGGCCGAGCTGGAGAAGGTGTTCCGCCAGTGCACGGACCGGGCGAAGGCCGCCTTCGGCCGCGAGGGCGTGTACCTGGAGCGCTACTTCCCGGCGCCCCGCCACATCGAGGTGCAGATTCTGGGGGACCACCACGGCCACCTCATCCACGTGCTGGAGCGCGAGTGCTCCATCCAGCGCCGCCACCAGAAGGTGGTGGAGGAGGCGCCCTCGCCGCTGTTCGCGGGCGGGCAGCACCCGGAGGTGTCCCAGAAGCTGTTCACCGCGGCGGTGGCGGCGGCCAAGGCCTTCGGCTACGCGAATGCGGGCACGGTGGAGTTCCTCTACTCGGAGGGCAACGTCTACTTCATCGAGATGAACGCGCGGCTCCAGGTGGAGCACCCGGTGACGGAGCTCACGACGGGGGTGGATCTCATCGGCTGGCAGCTGCGCATCGCCAGCGGCGAGCGCCTCACGGTGCGCCAGGAGGACGTGGTGCGGCGGGGCGCGGCGCTCGAGTTCCGCATCTACGCGGAGGATCCGGTGAAGTTCTTCCCCTCGCCGGGGCCGCTCAAGGTGTTCACGCCGCCCACGGGCGAGGGCGTGCGCCTGGACTCGGGCTATGCCGAGGGCAACACCGTCACGCCGAACTACGATCCCATGATTGCCAAGCTCATCGTCTCGGGGGCCACGCGCGCCCAGGCCATCGAGCGCTCCATCGCGGCGCTGGAGCAGTTCCGCATCGAGGGCATCAAGACGAACATCCCGCTGCACCTGCGCATCCTGCGCTCCGAGGCTTTTCAGTCGGGGGCGCTGGATACGCGCTTCCTGGAACAGCACGCGAAGCCCTAG
- the ftsZ gene encoding cell division protein FtsZ: MDQFEQNKQAAKIRVVGVGGAGCNAVNTMILAKLERVDFIAANTDVQALAANKSPTRLQIGQTLTKGLGAGANPEMGREAALESRDQIAAVLEGADMVFVTAGMGGGTGTGAAPIIADIAKSLGCLTVGVVTKPFLFEGNKRRKQAEQGLVELKAAVDTLITIPNQRLLTLSTEPMPLLETFKRADEVLLNAVQGISDLIQYHGYINVDFADVKTIMSDKGLALMGTGSSSGDKRALIAMQQAISSPLLEDVSIDGATGLLINITGGRDMTLQEVNEALTLVHDAADNEAEIIFGSLIDEQIQDEVKITIIATGFVHREMKQQRVVAAQTTPVPLVNRPSSSVLSVAREEVATLVPAKSGGRSLSSVENKSITSSRTAVVKDAALPLDEDQFDIPTFLRRQGQTEMP; the protein is encoded by the coding sequence ATGGACCAGTTCGAGCAGAACAAGCAGGCCGCGAAGATTCGTGTTGTTGGCGTGGGTGGAGCTGGCTGCAACGCCGTCAACACGATGATCTTGGCCAAGCTGGAACGGGTCGACTTCATCGCCGCGAACACCGATGTGCAGGCCCTGGCCGCCAACAAGTCGCCCACGCGGCTTCAGATCGGCCAGACGCTCACCAAGGGCCTGGGCGCAGGCGCCAACCCCGAGATGGGCCGCGAGGCCGCCCTGGAGTCCCGGGACCAGATCGCCGCCGTGCTCGAGGGCGCGGACATGGTGTTCGTCACAGCGGGCATGGGCGGTGGCACCGGCACGGGCGCCGCGCCCATCATCGCGGACATCGCCAAGAGCCTCGGCTGCCTCACGGTGGGCGTCGTCACCAAGCCCTTCCTCTTCGAGGGCAACAAGCGCCGCAAGCAGGCCGAGCAGGGCCTCGTGGAGCTCAAGGCCGCCGTCGACACCCTCATCACCATCCCCAACCAGCGGCTGCTCACCCTGAGCACCGAGCCCATGCCGCTGCTGGAGACCTTCAAGCGCGCCGACGAGGTGCTCCTCAACGCCGTGCAGGGCATCTCGGACCTCATCCAGTACCACGGCTACATCAACGTGGACTTCGCCGACGTGAAGACCATCATGAGCGACAAGGGCCTGGCGCTCATGGGCACCGGGTCCTCGTCCGGCGACAAGCGCGCGCTCATCGCCATGCAGCAGGCCATCTCCAGCCCGCTGCTGGAGGACGTCTCCATCGACGGCGCCACCGGCCTGCTCATCAACATCACCGGCGGCCGCGACATGACGCTTCAGGAGGTCAACGAGGCGCTCACCCTGGTGCATGACGCCGCCGACAACGAGGCGGAGATCATCTTCGGCTCGCTCATCGACGAGCAGATCCAGGACGAGGTGAAAATCACCATCATCGCCACGGGCTTCGTGCACCGCGAGATGAAGCAGCAGCGCGTGGTGGCCGCGCAGACCACGCCGGTGCCGCTCGTCAACCGCCCGTCCTCCTCGGTGCTCAGCGTGGCGCGCGAGGAAGTGGCCACCCTGGTGCCCGCCAAGTCCGGCGGGCGCTCGCTCTCCTCGGTCGAGAACAAGTCCATCACCAGCTCGCGCACCGCGGTGGTGAAGGACGCGGCGCTCCCGCTGGACGAGGATCAGTTCGACATCCCTACCTTCCTGCGGCGGCAGGGACAGACCGAGATGCCCTGA